The window CCATTCACGCGCGCGTTTGACGTGATCGCGGCGGTCGTCCTCGCCGCGGGCCGCGCCACACGGATGGGCGAGCCGAAGGTGCTTTTGCGCCTCGGCGGCCGGACGCTGCTTGCCCACGTGCTCGCCGCCGCGACAGCGTCGCCCTGCGACGGGGTGCTGGTGGTCGCCGGGCCGAACGCCGCCGAGGTGCGGCGGGAGGCGGAGCCGTTCGGGGCGCGCGTCGTCGAGAACCCGCGCTACGCCGAGGGGATGGCGACGTCGCTGGCGGCCGGGATCACGGCCCTCCCGCCGGACTGCGAGGCCGCGGTCATCCTGCTCGGGGATCAGCCGCGCGTCGGCGCGGCGGCGATCGGCCGCCTGATCGACGCCTACCGTACGACCGGCAAGCCGATGGTGCTGTCGCGGTACGGCGAGGTGGCCGGCGCGCCCGCGCTGTTCGGCCGAGCGCTCTTCCCGGAGGCGGCGGCGCTCACCGGCGACAGCGGGGCGCGGCGGCTCGCCGCGCGCCACCCCGGCTGGGTCACCGAAGTCCCGCTCGCCGCGGACGAGGGATGGGACGTGGACACGCCGGAAGACCTCGCCCGGCTCCGGGACGCCCTTCAGTCCTGACGCCCGCATCTTGTCCCGAGGATGCCCGGCCCGCTGCGGCGCGGCTCGGTCCCGGTGCGAACCTGGCGCAGTTCAGCCTGCTCGTTTCTGATCAGCTTTGGAATCGTCAAGGCTGACGTTCCTGTCCGGCGCCGTGGTGGCCGTCCGGATGGGGGACACTCGCGGAGGGAATCCCGCAGCCGGCTTGTGAACCATGAGCCAGGTGCTGTTCCGGAGGCCGCCGATGGGCGTTCATCTCGGATTGTTTACGATGCCGTTCCACCATCCGAGCCGGGACTACGCCGTGATTCTTGATGAGGACCGCGAAGCCGTGGCGCTCGCGGACGCGCTCGGGTTCTCCGAAGCATACGTCGGCGAGCATTTCACGTCGTGGAGCGAGCGCATCGCGGATCCGCTGATGTTCTTCTCCACGCTGGTCGATCGCGCCCGGACGATTCGCTTCGGCACCGGCGTGCTCAACCTGCCGCAGGCGCACCCGCTGATCGTCGCCGGCCGCGTCGCGCAGTTCGACCATCTCTGCCGCGGGCGCTTCGTCATGGGCATCGGCTCCGGCGGACTCGTGAGCGATCTCGAAGCGTTCTCGGTCACCGACGCGGAGGCGCGCGTCCGCATGGTCGCGGAGGCCGTCGAGATGATCCTCGCGATCTGGCGCGAAGACCCGCCCTACGATCTGCGCGGCCGCACCTGGTCGATTTCGATCAAGGACGGCATCTGGCCGGACTTTAAGGTAGGCTGGATGCCGAAGCCGTATCAGCGACCGCACCCTCCGATTGCGCTCTCGCTCGTCACGCCGAACTCCGCGAGCGCCCGGGTCGCGGGCGAGCGCGGCTGGATCCCGATCTCCGGCAACTTCTTTAACAAGCGGTATCTGCGGGGACACTGGGAACGGTATGCGGAAGGCTGCGAGGCCGCGGGCCGGCGGCCCGACCCGGCCGTCTGGCGCGTCGCGCGCTGCATACTCGTGACCGGTTCTGACGCGGAGGCGGACGAATACCTCGCCGATCCGTCAAACGGGATGTCGTACTACTATGCGTTCTTCCGGCACAGCTTCAGCCTCGGCCGAAAGGCGCTGTTCATGATCAAGCCGGATCCCACGATGCCGGACGACGCCGTGACCGTTGACGGAATCAAGCGCGCGCAGGTTATCGCCGGCGGCCCCGAGCGCGTCCTCGATCAGCTCGTAGCGCTGCGGGACGAGATCGGTCATTTCGGCACGTTGCTCATGACCGGCCACGACTGGGACAGGCCGGAGCTCTGGCGGCGCTCGATGGAGCTGCTCGCACGCGACGTGATGCCGCGCTTCAGCCGGCACGCCGAGGTGGCGGGAAGGCGCTAGAGGGCGCGGCGGATATCTAGTATTCGGCTGTTCTTAGGAACGGCGGGTCACCACTCGTCGTCGCCGGCGGGCTCCCACTCGTCTTCGTCTTCCACGATCTGGCTGCGCGGATCCTCGTCCTCGCCGAGCCAGTCCATGTCTTCGTCGTCCTCGTGCTGCGCGGTCGGAACCGGCTCGTGCATCGTCTCCGCCTCGACGGCCTGGACCTGACGGCCGGCGGCGGGGGCGGCGCCGCGCTTGGTGGTGGGAGTCGCGATTTTCGAGGCGCGGGCGCTGGAGGTCTTTCGGCCGGTCCGGGTGGACGTCCGGGCCTGACTCCGGGCCGAACTCGTCCGGGTCCGAGTCGCCGTTTTACGCCCACGTGCCGCCTTGCGGGTCATTCCTCACCTCCAAGTCGGAAATCGCGCCCACCTGCCGCTGCCTACGGATCGGCGCCCACATATTATACTGCCGAAGTCAACACAACACGGTGAGCCGATGGCCGTGCCCGGAGTCAAGCGGGAGTGTATCTTAGCCGCGCACGGCGACCGCCGACGACAATAGCGCGACGATTCTCGCGGTGACTCGGTCCAGCGTCTTCTCGAACGCGGGCTCCGACAGCACGGTGGCCGCCGGGATGGTCATCCACGGCTCCGATGCCCCGCCGTCACCCGCGACGGCACCAGGCTTCGGCCGGCCGATCAGGACGACCGGATGTCCCGCCGTGCCGAAGCCTTCGACGAGGATGACGTCCGGCGCGTCCTGCGCTCCCGCGGTGAATCCGCGGAGCAGGGAGGCGAACTGGATCTCGCCCGCGATGCGCACCGCGGTTTCTGTCGGCCCCGCGAGGGCGACGCGGACCGCGCCCGCTTCCACCATGCGCGCGCTGTCGCTCTTCTGGCGGTCGATCTGAAAACCGTGCGCCGCATGCTTGATCGCGCCGACGCGGAACCCGCGGGCGGTAAGCCGGCTGATGAGTCCCGCCGCCGCCGCGGTTTTGCCGCTTCCCGACGCCCCGACGAGGCCGATCACCAGAGGGCCCGGTGCCGCCGTGGGAATCCGGAAATACTCGCGGTCTTCAGGGCGGGTGAGACGCATCACGCCCACGCGGGCGCCCGGCGCGAGCGCCGGCGTGCCGCCGGGCAGCAGCACGAGAGCGTTTGCCGCCGCAAGCAGCGTGAGGCGCCCGAGCGATGAGTCCGCGAGCAGATGCACCGTGTGTTCGTCGCGTTCGTCGGTTCGCCCCCACAACGCGCGCAGCCGGTCCACCGGCCGAGTTGTCCCGTCGACGAGGACCATCATTTCGACCGGCCGGACGGCGAACCGCGCGCCCGCCAGCCGCCGCAGCAGCGGACGAACGAGCAGGTGGAACGCGGCGAGGCACGCGACCGGCGAGCCGGACAGCCCAATCGCCCACGTCCGCCCGGCCCGCGCCGCGAAGAACGGTCCTCCGGGCTTCAAATCGACGCGGCCGGCGTAGCGCCGCGCGCCTAGGTCCAGCCAAGTGCGGTGGACCAGATCGTAGCGGCCGACGGAAACGCCGCCCGTCGACAGCACG of the bacterium genome contains:
- a CDS encoding LLM class flavin-dependent oxidoreductase, with product MGVHLGLFTMPFHHPSRDYAVILDEDREAVALADALGFSEAYVGEHFTSWSERIADPLMFFSTLVDRARTIRFGTGVLNLPQAHPLIVAGRVAQFDHLCRGRFVMGIGSGGLVSDLEAFSVTDAEARVRMVAEAVEMILAIWREDPPYDLRGRTWSISIKDGIWPDFKVGWMPKPYQRPHPPIALSLVTPNSASARVAGERGWIPISGNFFNKRYLRGHWERYAEGCEAAGRRPDPAVWRVARCILVTGSDAEADEYLADPSNGMSYYYAFFRHSFSLGRKALFMIKPDPTMPDDAVTVDGIKRAQVIAGGPERVLDQLVALRDEIGHFGTLLMTGHDWDRPELWRRSMELLARDVMPRFSRHAEVAGRR
- a CDS encoding nucleotidyltransferase family protein, producing the protein MIAAVVLAAGRATRMGEPKVLLRLGGRTLLAHVLAAATASPCDGVLVVAGPNAAEVRREAEPFGARVVENPRYAEGMATSLAAGITALPPDCEAAVILLGDQPRVGAAAIGRLIDAYRTTGKPMVLSRYGEVAGAPALFGRALFPEAAALTGDSGARRLAARHPGWVTEVPLAADEGWDVDTPEDLARLRDALQS
- the mobB gene encoding molybdopterin-guanine dinucleotide biosynthesis protein B; protein product: METRAVAARGAPGADLQDVVERLLAAARPLSPETVSVWRAAGRIPVARLRAPVAVPRIRRAAMDGYVCHDADVAHASDTRPVALRITGSSVMGEPPGPGPARGEAWAITTGAPVPRRGDRVLPIETVRAEGAALHLDREPPRKRNVADPGEEIQPGDVLAAPGEPIPPAACGALAACGVADVSVHRRPRVALVATGSELVELAAGAPPPPPGCIINSNTVTLAGELAAAGCEVEYRGILRDRPRDIARAFSAMRDRYDVVLSTGGVSVGRYDLVHRTWLDLGARRYAGRVDLKPGGPFFAARAGRTWAIGLSGSPVACLAAFHLLVRPLLRRLAGARFAVRPVEMMVLVDGTTRPVDRLRALWGRTDERDEHTVHLLADSSLGRLTLLAAANALVLLPGGTPALAPGARVGVMRLTRPEDREYFRIPTAAPGPLVIGLVGASGSGKTAAAAGLISRLTARGFRVGAIKHAAHGFQIDRQKSDSARMVEAGAVRVALAGPTETAVRIAGEIQFASLLRGFTAGAQDAPDVILVEGFGTAGHPVVLIGRPKPGAVAGDGGASEPWMTIPAATVLSEPAFEKTLDRVTARIVALLSSAVAVRG